Below is a window of Fervidobacterium pennivorans DSM 9078 DNA.
ACATCAACCTTGTCTAAGAATTCACTTTCGGTTAGTTCCTCTGAGAAGAATTTATTCTTCAAATCATTTAATGTGTGTTCAACTTCTGTTAGTGACGAGTAAATCACCCCGGCTGGTGTGTTAACATCGTGTGCTATATTTACCATCATCTTACCCAATGCCGCCATCTTTTCTGAGTTTATTATTTTACTTTGTGCTTCCTTCAATTCATTAAAAGCGGCTTCAAGTTCGTTGTTCATTTCATTGAGTTCGTCTACCATTTTCTTCAATCTTTCATTTTTTTCAACGTTTATGGCAAAAAGAATAATCACGACTGAAAACAAGATTGCCAAAGATGTACTGAGCGTTATTATCGCGTGGGAAAAACCTCTCAACCTGACGACATTGTTAGCTTCTTCAACTATCTCGGAATATGGAATGACTGCAACTACCGTAAGATTATATTTCGCAACTTTGCGAAATGTTGCGAATTTTTTAACTTGAAAAGTATAAATTCCTTCTCCTTTTTCATATTTCATTATCATTTCAGCAAAAGATTTTGTCCAGCGATTATTCGCTAAATCGAAGTTCCCAACATATTCTTCCATAGGATGTGCTACCGTTAATGTGCCGTAGAGTAACCCAGCGTAACCGGATTTTCCAAATTTTGTCTGCACTATCAATTTTTGGAGATCGTCTGCAGGATAAAGTCCTATCAAAATCGCTTTCGTTTTTCCATCTGGACCTTTGATTCCTACCAGAACGGCGATGTTTTTCTTTCCTTTGTATTCGTATAGCATGTATATATCATGCTCCTTTTCACCTGAAAAAATCATTTCAGTTACCTTAGTTGGTATAGACATCTTCACTAATCCGCCTTCGGAGACGACACGATTATCTTTCAACATAATAAATATTTCCAGATAACCTTCCAAACGCAAAGCGTTGTTAGCGTTTGCAACTTCCCTTTGCAGCAGCCGAATTGGTAATTCATCCATAGCGCCCTTGATGTAAATCGAAAAGTCATTATCTGCAGTGTATTTTACAAGGGGTCTCACTATTTGTTCTAAATATTTCTCAATATCTGATGTTATTTTTTCGACAACAGTCGTTTGGATTCGAGATATCAGATGGATTGCCACAGAATTAGCTAGCAGATGAGCTATAAGTATTACAATTCCCAAGGAAAGAATACTTGAAATCACAATAGCTATTATTAGACATGTTTTTTTAGATTTTAAAATCTTTAACAATCTATCGCCTCCATGCATTTTTAGTTTTTGCAACTTTTCCATAGGGTTTGACTATTTCTACCAATATTATATACCATGTGATATAATATCAAAAGAAAACAAAGTAATCAAACTGTCTGTTAACAAATTTGTGATTAGGAGGTGAACAGATATGGAAAACTTTGTTTTTCACAACCCAACGAAATTAGTCTTTGGAAAAGGAACCGTTGAAAAGATAGGTGAATATCTGAAAAAAGATGGGATAAGAAAAGTTTTGATGCTTTACGGTGGAGGTTCGATTAAGAAAAATGGTGTATACGAAAAGGTTGTTAGGTCGCTCCATGATAATGGTATAGAAAAAGTAGAGGTTTCTGGTGTTAGACCTAATCCTGTTCTTTCAAAGGTTCACGAAGCTATACAAGTTGCACGTGAGAATAACGTTGAGGCGATTCTTGCAGTAGGTGGAGGAAGCGTTGTCGACAGTGCAAAAGCAATAGCAGCTGGTTTCTATTACGATGGCGATATTTGGGACGCGTTTATAGGTAAGTACAATGTAAAGAAGGCACTTCCTTTGTATGTTATCCTTACGATGTCAGCTACAGGTACTGAAATGAACGGAAATGCGGTTGTGACAAACGAAAAAACTCAAGAGAAGTTTTACTTTAGCTCAAAACACGTCTATCCGGTCCTTTCGATTGTTGATCCGACTACACAATACAGCTTGCCAGCGAATCAAGTTGTGTATGGTGCGATAGATGCGATAAGTCATGTTATGGAGTATTACTTTGATGTTGCTGGTAGTGATTTAATTGATAGAATAGATGAAGGTATAATTAAAACACTGATGGAAACCACAGAGGTAATACTCAAAGAACCTGAAAACTACGAAGCTAGGGCAAACTTCTGCTTAGCTACAACGTTAGCACTCAATGGTTTGACAGGTTTGGGCACAACAGGTGGAGATTGGTCTTCTCACGAGCTTGAGCATGCTATAAGTGCGTTCAATCCTGATATCGCCCATGGCGCAGGTCTTGCAATTGTATTTCCTGCTTGGATGAGTTACGTTAAAGAACAGATATCTGAAAAACTTATCAAGTTTGGTAAGAATGTATTTGGTATGAGTGGCGAATTCTCACCAGATGATGTTATCAATCAACTTAAGAGTTGGTATAAGAAAATTGGTGCTCCTGTAACATTGAAAGAGGTTGGTATCAACAAGGAAGATATAGAAAAAATTACTCAACTTGCCAACAAACACGCGCCATTTGGAACAGTTAAGGAACTGAAGATGGAAGATATCAGAAAGATATACGAAATAGCCTATGAATAATCAAAGACATACTAAAAAATGCAAAGATGGGAGGTATTAGGAGTGCGAAAAACACTTGAGGAACTAAAAAGACTGAGCGTTCAGTGTCGTGGCGATATTCTGAAGATGACCTACGTAGCGAACTCCGGGCATCCCGGTGGGTCGATGTCTTCTATCGATATGCTATTAGCTCTTTATTCATTCGCCAATGTTTATCCACAAGACCCTTGGAATGAAGATAGGGATAGAATAGTCATAAGCCACGGCCACATTTCACCAGCTGTTTATTCAACTTTAGCAGCTTTTGGATTTGTCGACAGAGACGAAGTGATAGCGGGTTTCAGACATCCAGCATCTATATTTGAAGGACATATCACTCGTGGAATTCCTGGTGTGGAGTGGACCACGGGAAACCTTGGACAAGGCTTGTCGGCTGGTGTTGGTTTTGCTCTTGCTGCAAAGTATAAAAATAAGAATTACCATGTTTACGTAGTTATGAGCGATGGAGAAAGTGCTAAAGGGCAAGTTCAAGAGGCAAGAAGGACTGCAAGAAAGTATAAACTCGATAATTTAACGGTATTAGTTGATTACAATGACATTCAAATTAGCGGACATGCACATGAGATTATGTACGTCGATATAAAGGCAGAGTTTGAAGCAGCTGGTTGGAAGACAGTAGAGATAGATGGTCATGATTTTGAACAAATACTTGCAGCACTGAAAATTGCAAGGGATGATGGTCATCCAACGGCGATAATTGCTCATACCGTAATCGGTAAAGGTGTAGATTTCATGGAGGATAAACCTGATTACCACGGGAAGCCTTTAAACAAAGAAGAATTGGAGAAAGCGTTAGCTCAACTTGGTATTGAGAACGATGTTGAGAAATATTTAGAGATGCGCAAAAAATTACCAGTTGAGACTCACAAAAAAATAAAACTTTACTACGATGTGCGTTTGGATGCTGGCAAAGCCAGGGTATACGATAAAGCAACGGACAACAGGAGTGCACTTGGTAGGGCTATCGCAGACCTTGCTGTGATTAATGACAATGTGGTTGCCGTAGATTGTGACTTGAAGGGTTCTGTGAAATTGGATTTTTTGGACAAGGAAAGACCTGACAGAATAGTCGAAATAGGGGTGCAAGAGCATAACGCAGCTGCTTTGGCTGGTGCGATGTCTGCAGATGGCATTGTTACATTCTTTGCTGATTTTGGTGTTTTTGGGATTGATGAGACGTTCAACCAACACAGATTGAACGCAATCAACAACACAAACCTTAAGGTCGTTGTGACACACTGTGGAATCGATGTAGGAGAAGATGGTAAAACACACCACGCACTTAACTACATCGGTGCACCACTTGCATGGTATGGCTTCAAAGTGATAGTCCCAGCTGACCCGAATCAAACAGATAGGGTAGTTAGATACATAGCCAAAGAATATGGAAACTTCGTTGTCGCAGTTGGAAGAAGTAAAGTCGAACCAATAAGAAAAGAAGACGGAAGTCTGTTCTTTGATGAAAATTACGAGTTCAAA
It encodes the following:
- a CDS encoding sensor histidine kinase gives rise to the protein MLKILKSKKTCLIIAIVISSILSLGIVILIAHLLANSVAIHLISRIQTTVVEKITSDIEKYLEQIVRPLVKYTADNDFSIYIKGAMDELPIRLLQREVANANNALRLEGYLEIFIMLKDNRVVSEGGLVKMSIPTKVTEMIFSGEKEHDIYMLYEYKGKKNIAVLVGIKGPDGKTKAILIGLYPADDLQKLIVQTKFGKSGYAGLLYGTLTVAHPMEEYVGNFDLANNRWTKSFAEMIMKYEKGEGIYTFQVKKFATFRKVAKYNLTVVAVIPYSEIVEEANNVVRLRGFSHAIITLSTSLAILFSVVIILFAINVEKNERLKKMVDELNEMNNELEAAFNELKEAQSKIINSEKMAALGKMMVNIAHDVNTPAGVIYSSLTEVEHTLNDLKNKFFSEELTESEFLDKVDVLYQLTEIMTRNIRRIIDLVQSLKRVAISEMVENYSSVNLKVLVEDVLRAMYPKLRKSNVKIYTEIPNDLVVYSIPGALAQILINLIDNVLMHAFDENEEGTILIKAEKIVTDEGKEVIKITFTDNGKGMDEKTKKHAFEPFFTTKPGVGSGLGLSIVYTLVVEKLGGEIDLESSPATGTKIIITIPEKKGDEHDEQSDKNSGK
- a CDS encoding iron-containing alcohol dehydrogenase, giving the protein MENFVFHNPTKLVFGKGTVEKIGEYLKKDGIRKVLMLYGGGSIKKNGVYEKVVRSLHDNGIEKVEVSGVRPNPVLSKVHEAIQVARENNVEAILAVGGGSVVDSAKAIAAGFYYDGDIWDAFIGKYNVKKALPLYVILTMSATGTEMNGNAVVTNEKTQEKFYFSSKHVYPVLSIVDPTTQYSLPANQVVYGAIDAISHVMEYYFDVAGSDLIDRIDEGIIKTLMETTEVILKEPENYEARANFCLATTLALNGLTGLGTTGGDWSSHELEHAISAFNPDIAHGAGLAIVFPAWMSYVKEQISEKLIKFGKNVFGMSGEFSPDDVINQLKSWYKKIGAPVTLKEVGINKEDIEKITQLANKHAPFGTVKELKMEDIRKIYEIAYE
- a CDS encoding transketolase; this encodes MQRWEVLGVRKTLEELKRLSVQCRGDILKMTYVANSGHPGGSMSSIDMLLALYSFANVYPQDPWNEDRDRIVISHGHISPAVYSTLAAFGFVDRDEVIAGFRHPASIFEGHITRGIPGVEWTTGNLGQGLSAGVGFALAAKYKNKNYHVYVVMSDGESAKGQVQEARRTARKYKLDNLTVLVDYNDIQISGHAHEIMYVDIKAEFEAAGWKTVEIDGHDFEQILAALKIARDDGHPTAIIAHTVIGKGVDFMEDKPDYHGKPLNKEELEKALAQLGIENDVEKYLEMRKKLPVETHKKIKLYYDVRLDAGKARVYDKATDNRSALGRAIADLAVINDNVVAVDCDLKGSVKLDFLDKERPDRIVEIGVQEHNAAALAGAMSADGIVTFFADFGVFGIDETFNQHRLNAINNTNLKVVVTHCGIDVGEDGKTHHALNYIGAPLAWYGFKVIVPADPNQTDRVVRYIAKEYGNFVVAVGRSKVEPIRKEDGSLFFDENYEFKYGKMDILRDGTDGVIYAIGSAVPHALKAHEILKSKGLNFAVINVSCPYDLDEEVLRKYSNFVVTVEDHNVLNGLGSLIAQKLFEMRILPGRFIKLGLDDFPVSGDAKLLFKIYGLSGERIAETIVSKFQ